One window of Acidimicrobiales bacterium genomic DNA carries:
- a CDS encoding cupin domain-containing protein yields the protein MDERRLGELVERFADDVAAATRAATVVAGDRLGLYRALAYLGPSDATDLAPFAGGDVHFVQEWLDAQCAAGYCHFSALTHRYWLSPEQEAVLADTASPTFMVPAMTLAHLRFTHQTIKETAMPGVEYNDFSQPDEVRSPDKTTVEIVKIGGGEIGRYTFQPGWRWSECIKPVAGTDSCQVEHVGYCLSGAIHVKHDDGTEADVKAGDVYRIAPGHDAWVDGPQPMVTVEFQGAAGYAK from the coding sequence GTGGACGAGAGGCGCCTCGGTGAACTGGTCGAACGCTTCGCCGACGACGTCGCGGCGGCCACGCGTGCCGCCACCGTCGTGGCCGGGGATCGCCTCGGCCTGTACCGCGCCCTCGCCTATCTCGGCCCGTCCGATGCCACGGACCTGGCCCCCTTCGCCGGCGGCGACGTGCACTTCGTGCAGGAGTGGCTCGACGCGCAGTGTGCAGCCGGCTACTGCCACTTCAGCGCGCTGACGCACCGCTACTGGCTGAGCCCCGAGCAAGAGGCCGTGCTGGCCGACACCGCCAGCCCGACGTTCATGGTCCCGGCGATGACCCTCGCCCACCTGCGCTTCACCCACCAGACAATCAAGGAGACAGCAATGCCCGGAGTGGAATACAACGACTTCAGCCAGCCCGACGAAGTCCGCTCGCCCGACAAGACGACCGTCGAGATCGTCAAGATCGGCGGCGGCGAGATCGGCCGCTACACCTTCCAGCCCGGCTGGCGCTGGTCGGAGTGCATCAAGCCGGTCGCCGGCACCGACTCGTGCCAGGTCGAGCACGTCGGCTACTGCCTGTCGGGCGCCATCCACGTCAAGCACGACGACGGCACCGAGGCCGACGTGAAGGCGGGCGACGTCTATCGCATCGCGCCGGGTCACGACGCGTGGGTCGACGGCCCCCAACCGATGGTGACCGTCGAGTTCCAGGGCGCCGCGGGTTACGCGAAGTAG
- a CDS encoding OsmC family protein, which yields MTITDNAVDNGVNLEALKEARTVLGEQPELARFEWRVTNTWKWGTHSVATVEKFGGMGGEQTHKQPFAYDIDHPELFAAEDNGATPVEMVLVGLAGCLTAGVASIAQLRGIQLRSVTAVIEGDMDVRGSIGVDPEVRNGFSAVRVRYQIDADDASREDLEAVLAQSQKRSPVYDLLTSPTIVSVELA from the coding sequence ATGACCATCACCGACAACGCCGTGGACAACGGCGTCAACCTGGAAGCACTCAAGGAAGCCCGCACGGTTCTGGGCGAGCAGCCGGAACTCGCACGCTTCGAGTGGCGCGTCACCAACACGTGGAAGTGGGGCACCCACAGCGTCGCCACCGTCGAGAAGTTCGGCGGCATGGGCGGCGAGCAGACGCACAAGCAGCCCTTCGCCTACGACATCGACCATCCCGAGCTGTTCGCCGCCGAGGACAACGGCGCGACGCCCGTCGAGATGGTGCTCGTCGGCCTCGCCGGCTGCCTGACCGCCGGCGTGGCGTCGATCGCGCAACTGCGCGGCATCCAGCTGCGCTCGGTCACGGCCGTCATCGAAGGCGACATGGACGTGCGCGGCAGCATCGGCGTCGACCCTGAGGTCCGCAACGGCTTCAGCGCCGTCCGCGTGCGCTACCAGATCGACGCCGACGACGCGTCGCGCGAGGACCTCGAGGCGGTGCTGGCGCAGTCGCAGAAGCGCTCACCCGTCTACGACCTCCTCACCAGCCCGACCATCGTCAGCGTCGAGTTGGCGTAG